A DNA window from uncultured Methanoregula sp. contains the following coding sequences:
- a CDS encoding PAS domain S-box protein: MPHILLLEDDKEYQNLAIYAFRHSPEKFRISVAGTIRDAKAIVASDPPDVILADWILPDGKGIDILPRKDWIVTCPLVIMTGFGDERLAVEIMKSGAIDYVVKSGNVFEQLPAISKRALREWENIEKRRLAEDAAKDSQKRLADILNFLPDAVLAIDRTGHVIAWNRACEEMTGIPASEMLGKGNYEYSIPFYGERRPILIDLVLNEDPELKKRYSSFRNEGEKIIGDTYTPTLYGGKGAYLWGSASPLFDSAGNRAGAIEVVRDISEHKQNEDLLIRSKGTLKTLLNAPKDTIALLDRQGKIIDINEEGARRLGSTIEKALGRCAYDLLPEGLARVRREKIEEVFATGNPAQFDDERNGMFLHNEVYPIIRQDRAGVDQVAIFARDITEQKKAELALEISEDRFRHISSLTTDFAYSCKRPPAGVFTIDWISGAVRAITGFSDDEIRSMGCWRGIVANEDLGIFDEMIAGLKPGQSSRCELRIRAKDGRIKWLVCFAECVNDPAYPGFHDLYGGCQDISEQKRIEQALHVSEQKFRTVADYTYDWEYWINPDGTYTYISPACERITGYSPEEFYQDPALLLKIVHPEDQQKVQKHTESSDAGEETKKLFEFRIITKCGDTAWIGHICRPLFNDKGEFMGRRGSNRDITKRKQAETALVESETRFRALVQNSSDIIRILDPGGQIVYESSSAERILGYPQGSMIGKNPMDLIHPDDIGRVKADLVEVFNETNPGVPTEFRIRKADGEYLWVDSVGTNLLKVPGVNGIVITTRPIQQRKEAEERILAAKRLYEVLSRINQAIVRVKDLDTLIAEVCRISVSAGGFRMSWVGLLNSESGILRPAAYAGYEQGYLDLFEFGARDDGKDQGPTGTALREGQPDICNDITTDPRMLPWRDEAMKRGFYSSAAFPFRHHGEIAGAYMIYASVKNFFNDSEIELLNEISMNISFALDRFDDQARRTQAERALSESEERLRLAMEGADVASWDWDLVTGKAVFSDKFYTMLEYEPGDFPQDYEHWIQLIHPEDKKKVLPDLESQIRTRQIVCEIEYRAKTKGGDWYWVLWRGKIAQTDEHGNAVRMTGVNIDITNRKLMESEVRSLNTVLEQRVKDRTNDLTRINEALEEENAQRLTAEAKLRASLEEKTVLLKEIHHRVKNNLQIIASLLNLQSRYIHDDATLAAIRESQNRVRAMALVHEKLYRSEDLARIDLYDYIKFLGTGLFQFYDARVRGIQFSLDIRNISVSINVAIPLGLIINELLSNSLKYAYPDGRKGMIAISVTKLGHAISINYSDDGIGIPADLDWRNTESLGLRLVNTLVEQLNGTIDLDHAAGARFIMHMQEKEENG; this comes from the coding sequence ATTCCTCACATCCTTCTTCTTGAGGACGACAAGGAATACCAGAACCTTGCCATCTATGCGTTCCGCCACAGCCCGGAAAAATTCCGTATCTCGGTTGCAGGAACGATCAGGGATGCAAAAGCAATCGTTGCATCTGACCCCCCGGATGTGATTCTTGCCGACTGGATTCTCCCGGACGGCAAAGGTATTGACATCCTGCCCCGAAAGGACTGGATAGTGACCTGCCCGCTTGTCATCATGACTGGTTTCGGTGATGAACGACTCGCCGTTGAGATCATGAAGTCCGGGGCAATCGATTATGTGGTGAAATCCGGAAATGTTTTTGAGCAGTTGCCCGCCATCTCAAAGCGGGCACTCCGCGAATGGGAGAATATTGAAAAGCGGCGTCTTGCTGAAGATGCTGCAAAGGATTCACAGAAGCGTCTTGCAGATATCTTAAATTTCCTTCCCGATGCCGTTCTTGCGATCGACAGAACAGGTCATGTGATTGCATGGAACCGGGCGTGCGAGGAGATGACCGGGATTCCAGCTTCCGAGATGCTGGGGAAAGGAAATTACGAGTACAGCATCCCGTTTTACGGAGAACGAAGACCGATCCTTATAGACCTCGTTCTGAATGAGGATCCGGAACTGAAGAAGAGATATTCATCTTTCAGGAATGAGGGCGAGAAAATAATCGGAGATACCTATACCCCGACTCTGTACGGGGGAAAAGGAGCGTATCTCTGGGGATCGGCATCTCCGCTCTTCGACAGCGCCGGGAACCGGGCCGGTGCCATCGAGGTTGTCCGGGATATCTCGGAGCACAAGCAGAATGAAGACCTCCTGATTCGGAGCAAGGGCACGTTAAAAACACTCCTGAACGCACCTAAGGATACCATCGCACTGCTCGACCGACAGGGCAAAATTATCGATATCAACGAGGAAGGTGCCCGCAGGCTCGGAAGCACGATCGAAAAAGCTCTTGGACGCTGTGCTTACGACCTGCTCCCTGAAGGTCTTGCAAGGGTAAGGAGAGAGAAGATCGAGGAGGTCTTTGCAACCGGCAATCCGGCCCAGTTCGATGACGAACGGAACGGGATGTTCCTCCATAATGAAGTGTACCCTATCATCAGGCAGGATCGTGCCGGAGTAGATCAGGTGGCGATCTTTGCCCGGGATATCACTGAACAAAAAAAGGCAGAACTTGCGCTGGAAATAAGCGAGGACCGGTTCAGGCATATCTCATCACTCACAACCGATTTTGCATATTCCTGTAAACGCCCTCCGGCAGGAGTCTTCACCATCGACTGGATATCCGGGGCAGTCAGGGCAATCACCGGGTTTTCAGATGATGAAATCCGATCAATGGGTTGCTGGAGAGGAATTGTCGCCAATGAAGATCTTGGCATATTTGATGAAATGATTGCAGGCCTCAAGCCTGGACAGTCTTCCCGGTGTGAACTCCGGATACGGGCTAAAGATGGCAGGATAAAATGGCTCGTCTGTTTTGCCGAATGTGTTAATGACCCTGCATATCCCGGCTTCCACGATCTCTATGGAGGGTGTCAGGATATTTCTGAACAGAAGAGAATTGAACAGGCTCTCCATGTAAGCGAGCAGAAATTTCGGACGGTTGCCGATTATACCTACGACTGGGAATACTGGATCAATCCTGACGGCACATACACGTACATCTCACCTGCCTGCGAACGTATAACCGGATATTCACCGGAAGAATTCTATCAGGATCCAGCACTTTTACTTAAGATTGTCCACCCGGAAGACCAGCAGAAAGTCCAGAAACATACCGAATCCTCCGATGCGGGAGAGGAGACCAAAAAATTGTTTGAGTTCCGGATCATTACAAAATGCGGCGACACTGCCTGGATCGGTCATATCTGCCGCCCACTCTTCAATGACAAGGGTGAGTTCATGGGTCGCCGCGGGAGCAACAGGGATATCACCAAACGCAAGCAGGCCGAAACCGCGCTCGTTGAGAGTGAGACCCGTTTCCGGGCCCTGGTCCAGAACTCATCGGATATCATTCGTATCCTCGATCCGGGAGGCCAGATTGTATACGAATCGTCATCTGCCGAGCGGATTCTCGGGTACCCGCAGGGTTCCATGATCGGCAAAAACCCGATGGATCTCATCCACCCGGATGATATCGGGCGGGTGAAGGCCGATCTCGTGGAGGTGTTCAACGAGACAAACCCAGGCGTACCGACAGAGTTCCGGATCCGGAAAGCCGATGGGGAATACCTCTGGGTCGACTCTGTGGGAACGAACCTGCTCAAAGTCCCCGGGGTGAATGGGATTGTCATCACCACTCGACCAATCCAGCAGAGAAAGGAGGCCGAAGAGCGGATTCTCGCTGCAAAGAGGCTTTATGAAGTCCTCTCACGGATCAACCAGGCAATCGTACGGGTGAAAGACCTTGATACGCTTATCGCCGAAGTCTGCCGGATATCGGTCAGCGCAGGTGGGTTCCGCATGTCGTGGGTGGGCCTGCTCAACAGTGAATCAGGCATTCTCCGTCCTGCGGCATATGCCGGGTATGAACAGGGCTATCTCGATTTGTTTGAGTTCGGTGCGAGGGATGACGGGAAAGATCAGGGCCCGACAGGTACTGCCCTTCGGGAAGGACAACCCGATATCTGCAATGATATCACAACCGATCCCCGGATGCTGCCCTGGCGCGACGAAGCCATGAAACGCGGTTTTTACTCCTCGGCTGCGTTCCCCTTCCGTCACCACGGGGAAATCGCCGGTGCATACATGATCTATGCATCAGTCAAGAACTTCTTCAACGACTCCGAGATCGAGCTCCTGAACGAGATATCAATGAACATATCGTTTGCCCTGGACCGGTTCGATGACCAGGCCCGTCGCACTCAGGCAGAACGGGCACTTTCCGAGAGCGAGGAGCGGCTCCGGCTTGCAATGGAAGGTGCGGATGTCGCCTCGTGGGACTGGGATCTTGTAACCGGCAAGGCGGTCTTCAGCGACAAGTTCTATACCATGCTCGAATACGAGCCGGGAGATTTTCCCCAGGATTATGAACACTGGATCCAGTTGATCCACCCTGAAGATAAAAAGAAGGTGTTGCCGGATCTTGAATCGCAGATCCGAACCCGGCAGATCGTATGCGAGATCGAGTACCGGGCGAAGACAAAGGGCGGGGACTGGTACTGGGTTCTCTGGCGGGGGAAAATTGCCCAGACCGATGAACATGGGAATGCAGTACGCATGACCGGGGTGAATATTGATATCACAAACCGGAAACTGATGGAATCGGAGGTCAGGTCACTGAATACCGTGCTCGAGCAGAGGGTGAAGGACCGGACCAATGATCTCACCCGGATTAACGAGGCGCTGGAAGAGGAGAATGCCCAGCGGCTCACCGCCGAAGCAAAACTCCGGGCATCCCTCGAAGAGAAGACCGTGCTCCTCAAGGAGATCCACCACCGGGTCAAGAACAATCTCCAGATCATTGCAAGCCTCCTCAATCTCCAGTCACGTTACATCCATGACGATGCAACGCTTGCCGCAATCCGGGAGAGCCAGAACCGGGTACGGGCTATGGCCCTTGTCCATGAGAAACTGTACCGATCCGAAGATCTCGCCCGGATCGATCTCTACGATTATATCAAATTCCTCGGAACGGGCCTCTTCCAGTTCTATGATGCAAGAGTCCGTGGCATCCAGTTCAGCCTGGATATCCGCAATATAAGCGTGAGTATCAATGTCGCTATCCCGCTGGGGCTCATCATCAACGAACTCCTCTCCAACTCGCTCAAGTACGCATATCCGGATGGGCGAAAGGGAATGATTGCCATCTCAGTTACCAAGCTCGGTCATGCAATTTCCATCAATTATTCCGATGACGGGATCGGCATTCCTGCAGATCTTGACTGGCGCAACACGGAATCCCTGGGCCTGAGACTTGTCAACACCCTTGTAGAACAGCTCAACGGGACTATCGATCTCGATCATGCAGCGGGAGCCCGGTTTATCATGCATATGCAGGAAAAAGAAGAGAATGGGTAA
- a CDS encoding response regulator, with amino-acid sequence MAELTREPLHVLLVEDNEAHAELVIRAMRDQQVANRIHHVSDGEQALDYLFSRGAFTDAVQNPRPNLVLLDLRLPRVDGIDVLRIVKSTPSLSRIPIVVLTSSDADSDIGKSYDYHANSYLVKPLDFKTFTHLMKDLGYYWLGWNAKPLTD; translated from the coding sequence ATGGCTGAACTTACCAGGGAACCGTTACATGTCCTGCTCGTTGAGGACAACGAAGCCCACGCCGAACTGGTCATAAGAGCGATGCGTGACCAGCAAGTGGCGAACAGGATCCATCATGTATCGGATGGTGAGCAGGCTCTCGATTACCTGTTTTCCCGGGGTGCCTTCACAGACGCGGTCCAGAATCCCCGGCCGAACCTGGTCCTCCTCGACCTCAGGCTACCCCGCGTCGACGGAATAGATGTTCTCAGGATCGTCAAGTCTACACCATCGCTCTCACGGATCCCGATCGTTGTCCTGACAAGTTCTGATGCGGATAGTGACATAGGCAAATCCTACGATTACCATGCCAACAGTTATCTTGTAAAACCTCTTGATTTCAAGACGTTCACCCACCTTATGAAAGACCTGGGATATTACTGGCTTGGCTGGAATGCAAAACCATTAACGGACTGA
- a CDS encoding GAF domain-containing protein: MPPEGESPEYGSRGAIIIIILLIIAIIGAGFVFYQSQERLVKDSITTELSSIVSLKADQIAAWRGERLGDAIVISKDQILAERAELVLNSSDPSSSNEILAQFNGINTSYQYRNVQLVGRDGRVYTSLAPSDLAITPDLQLPLAESFVSRQAILTDLMLDTRDNSTSMYAIAPLVLTHGGRNETIGAVILTIDPHPALYPLVQSWPVASKSAETLLVERDGENVLFLNNLRHQNNTALHLEIPLSQTEVPAVMAVRGATGVFEGRDYRGIDVISVLIPVSGSPWFMVAKIDTAEAYSTWQAGSGLILLLIIGAVVGVFIVLGLLWQRRQKYYYRTLYTAETARRQDEQKRRQWMEVLLRLGEMDPAKEREVAEYILEAACRLTESPVAFFGMLDPEETMIEGMVWSGSIKKDNAARTIPGHLPIDQAGIWAGAVQSRRPVIVNDYAIHPPIKNEIYTDHIQVFRFLSVPIFEGTRIVMVSTVANGESGYSATDTENLTLLMQGVWNHLRKRKAEEALLQKTSDLEAAYEEITASDEEIRASYEELASAQHALAESERKYRNLYHYAQVGLFETSFKDATVVACNQMYADLAGFSSVEDAIGKDILHLYVNPDERSKVSLILKEQGFIENYVVQFRNQSTDRIFWGQFSARYNHERDIAEGTLIDVTTEIEAKTALRESERRLREAQEMAHLGFWSWDIKTGHVEWSDEVYRIFCLDPNVFTPEIDSVLALSPWSEDQQRDRELIRKAMESREPGTYEQRFLRPDKSIGYYHSTFQGRYDPTGNLVSIVGTVLDITQQKLAESEIIRMNETLLRQTKTLSILNRIITTSNRVVDRQALLQKILDDTLDLMDFDAGGIYLIDKATQTASVACSKNLPSEFLASVETISIITPPYDSLFIKGIPSIINHYDRISPANTEKTGFLSVASIPLYSKNEISGSINVISKQRHIITENEKETLLSIARELGNTLRKMAAEEEMMKAEDALRESEEKYRILFNRMVEGSALHEMIYDTSGNPADYRILDVNPAFEAIIGINRNAVIGKSSREAYGVETPPFLNTYARVVATGQPEGFEVYFAPMRKHFSISVYSPQAGRFATIFEDITDRRQAEQQREGLIRELEKKNTELEQFTYTVSHDLKSPLITIKGFAGMVDEDARKGDLLQLENDLGRITKAAETMQELLADLLELSRIGKIANPSQRIPFTGIAREAVDLLAVPLAERGVRVKIDPDLPTVNVDHARIREVLVNLIENAIKFSGNSKDPLIHIGAEYEGNRPVFFVKDNGIGINPQYLSRIFNLFERLEPSVQGTGIGLPITRRIIEAHGGKIWAESDGEGKGTKFRFTLEGTYIRNTDNNNNGQIKE, from the coding sequence ATGCCACCTGAGGGAGAATCGCCGGAATACGGATCCCGGGGTGCGATTATCATCATAATTCTGCTCATTATAGCGATTATCGGAGCGGGATTCGTTTTTTACCAATCCCAGGAACGCCTTGTCAAGGACAGCATAACTACCGAGCTCTCTTCAATTGTATCCCTCAAAGCGGATCAGATCGCGGCCTGGAGGGGGGAGAGGCTGGGGGATGCCATCGTTATATCAAAGGATCAGATCCTTGCTGAACGGGCAGAATTGGTCCTGAATTCTTCCGATCCCTCAAGCAGTAACGAGATCCTGGCGCAGTTTAACGGGATCAACACCTCTTATCAGTACCGTAATGTTCAGTTGGTAGGCCGTGACGGCAGGGTTTATACAAGTCTTGCACCATCAGACCTGGCGATCACTCCCGATCTACAATTACCACTGGCCGAATCATTTGTTTCCCGCCAGGCCATCCTGACCGATCTGATGCTGGATACCAGGGACAACTCCACCAGCATGTATGCTATCGCTCCGTTAGTCCTTACCCATGGCGGGAGAAACGAAACTATCGGAGCAGTAATCCTCACGATCGATCCCCATCCCGCTCTCTATCCACTTGTCCAGAGTTGGCCGGTGGCCAGTAAAAGCGCAGAAACCCTGCTTGTGGAGCGTGATGGAGAGAATGTCCTGTTCCTGAATAATCTGCGCCACCAGAACAATACCGCACTCCACCTGGAAATCCCGTTAAGTCAGACTGAGGTTCCGGCAGTCATGGCGGTACGGGGAGCAACCGGGGTTTTTGAGGGGAGGGATTACCGGGGGATTGATGTGATCTCGGTTCTGATACCGGTATCAGGATCGCCATGGTTCATGGTAGCGAAGATCGATACTGCAGAAGCATACTCCACATGGCAGGCCGGTTCAGGTCTTATACTTCTTCTCATAATAGGGGCAGTTGTCGGGGTATTCATCGTTTTGGGCCTCCTGTGGCAGCGCAGGCAGAAATATTATTACCGGACCCTGTATACCGCTGAAACGGCACGGAGACAGGATGAGCAGAAACGCCGCCAGTGGATGGAAGTACTGCTGCGGCTCGGGGAGATGGATCCGGCAAAAGAGAGGGAGGTTGCGGAGTACATTCTCGAAGCCGCATGCAGGCTCACGGAGAGCCCGGTTGCATTCTTCGGCATGCTGGACCCGGAGGAGACGATGATTGAGGGCATGGTATGGTCAGGATCCATAAAGAAAGACAACGCGGCCAGGACAATCCCGGGACATCTCCCCATAGATCAGGCCGGTATCTGGGCCGGGGCAGTACAGAGCCGGAGACCTGTCATTGTCAACGATTATGCAATCCATCCTCCGATAAAAAATGAGATTTATACCGATCATATTCAGGTCTTCCGGTTCCTGTCGGTCCCTATTTTCGAAGGGACACGGATCGTGATGGTAAGCACGGTTGCCAACGGAGAATCAGGGTACTCCGCAACCGATACCGAGAATCTCACTCTCCTTATGCAGGGAGTCTGGAACCATCTCAGGAAACGTAAAGCAGAGGAAGCGCTCCTGCAGAAAACCTCAGATCTTGAAGCAGCATACGAGGAGATCACGGCAAGCGATGAAGAGATCAGAGCCAGTTATGAGGAGCTTGCCAGTGCCCAGCACGCGCTTGCCGAAAGCGAGCGGAAGTATCGCAACCTGTATCATTATGCACAGGTTGGACTCTTTGAGACCAGCTTTAAAGATGCAACGGTAGTTGCCTGCAACCAGATGTACGCCGATCTCGCCGGTTTTTCGTCAGTTGAAGACGCAATTGGAAAGGACATTCTCCATCTCTATGTGAACCCGGATGAGCGCTCTAAAGTAAGCCTGATCCTCAAAGAGCAGGGATTTATCGAGAATTATGTTGTGCAGTTCCGTAACCAGAGCACCGACAGGATATTCTGGGGACAGTTCTCCGCCCGGTATAATCATGAACGGGATATAGCCGAGGGGACGCTCATTGATGTAACAACGGAGATTGAGGCGAAAACTGCACTCCGGGAGAGTGAACGGAGACTGCGAGAAGCCCAGGAGATGGCACATCTCGGTTTCTGGTCGTGGGACATAAAGACCGGCCATGTGGAATGGTCCGATGAAGTGTACAGGATATTCTGTCTTGATCCAAACGTGTTTACACCTGAAATTGATTCCGTACTTGCCTTATCCCCGTGGTCCGAGGATCAACAGCGCGACAGGGAGCTTATCCGGAAGGCTATGGAGTCCCGTGAACCGGGGACCTATGAGCAGCGGTTCCTCCGGCCGGATAAGAGCATCGGGTATTACCATTCCACGTTCCAGGGGAGATATGATCCAACGGGCAACCTTGTCTCCATTGTAGGTACGGTACTGGACATCACACAGCAAAAGCTGGCAGAATCGGAGATTATCCGGATGAACGAGACCCTGCTCCGCCAGACAAAGACGTTGTCAATCCTGAACAGAATTATCACAACATCAAACCGGGTTGTGGACCGACAGGCACTCTTACAGAAGATTCTTGACGACACGCTTGACCTGATGGACTTTGATGCAGGGGGAATATATCTCATCGACAAAGCGACACAGACTGCATCGGTTGCCTGTTCAAAGAATCTTCCTTCGGAGTTCCTTGCTTCGGTTGAAACAATTTCTATCATCACACCACCCTATGATTCCCTGTTCATCAAAGGTATCCCGAGTATTATCAACCATTATGACAGGATCTCTCCAGCCAATACAGAAAAAACAGGATTTCTCTCGGTTGCAAGTATCCCTCTGTACTCAAAGAATGAGATCAGCGGGTCCATCAATGTCATCAGCAAACAGCGGCACATCATAACAGAGAATGAGAAAGAGACCCTGCTCTCGATCGCACGGGAACTGGGCAACACCCTCCGGAAGATGGCTGCGGAAGAAGAGATGATGAAGGCAGAGGATGCACTTCGGGAGAGCGAAGAGAAATACCGGATCCTCTTCAACCGGATGGTTGAGGGAAGCGCACTCCACGAGATGATCTATGATACTTCCGGAAATCCGGCGGATTACCGGATCCTCGATGTGAATCCTGCCTTTGAAGCCATCATCGGGATCAATCGTAACGCAGTTATCGGAAAATCCAGCCGCGAGGCATACGGAGTTGAGACTCCTCCATTCCTCAATACCTATGCACGTGTGGTTGCTACCGGCCAGCCGGAAGGGTTTGAAGTCTATTTCGCCCCCATGCGGAAACATTTTTCAATTTCCGTATATTCCCCGCAAGCCGGGCGGTTTGCCACGATATTTGAGGATATCACGGATCGCAGACAGGCAGAGCAGCAGCGCGAAGGGCTTATCAGGGAGCTGGAGAAGAAAAATACCGAACTCGAACAGTTCACCTACACGGTGTCGCACGATCTCAAGAGCCCCCTTATAACGATCAAAGGATTTGCCGGCATGGTTGACGAGGATGCCAGAAAAGGCGATTTACTGCAGCTGGAGAATGATTTGGGCCGGATTACCAAGGCTGCAGAGACCATGCAGGAACTTCTTGCGGATCTCCTTGAACTATCCCGGATCGGGAAGATCGCAAACCCTTCACAGCGGATACCGTTTACAGGGATCGCCCGCGAAGCCGTTGATCTCCTGGCCGTTCCACTTGCAGAGAGGGGAGTCAGAGTAAAGATTGATCCCGATCTCCCCACAGTGAACGTAGATCATGCCCGTATCCGGGAAGTTCTCGTCAATCTCATTGAGAACGCAATCAAGTTCTCAGGCAACAGTAAAGATCCATTGATCCATATCGGCGCTGAATATGAAGGGAACAGACCCGTCTTCTTCGTAAAAGATAACGGCATCGGAATCAACCCACAGTACCTCTCCCGCATATTCAACCTGTTTGAACGGCTTGAGCCCTCGGTTCAGGGAACGGGGATCGGCCTTCCCATCACCCGCCGGATCATCGAAGCGCATGGCGGGAAGATCTGGGCGGAATCGGACGGTGAGGGAAAGGGCACCAAATTCCGGTTTACCCTTGAAGGTACATACATCCGGAATACCGATAATAATAATAACGGGCAGATAAAAGAGTGA
- a CDS encoding flagellin: MKKGYSNDNAFTGLEAAIVLIAFVVVAAVFSYVVLGAGFFTTQKSQEVVHTGVQQASSTLEIVGNVYGTGTTGSYINMINFSAALAPGGTPVDFDKVVLTYSNASSLETLSRVGKGTAPNAGQWSIAKVQNEVTNDDVLEKGEQFDIMAQPTNHIVKNDQFQIEIKPAIGAALSVVRTAPASILAVNTLY; encoded by the coding sequence ATGAAAAAAGGCTATTCCAATGATAACGCATTCACCGGACTTGAAGCGGCAATTGTGCTCATTGCATTCGTTGTCGTCGCAGCGGTGTTCTCGTACGTAGTGCTCGGCGCCGGGTTCTTCACAACCCAGAAAAGCCAGGAAGTTGTCCACACGGGCGTACAGCAGGCGAGTTCGACCCTTGAGATCGTCGGTAATGTCTACGGTACCGGAACTACAGGAAGCTACATAAATATGATTAACTTCTCTGCAGCATTAGCTCCCGGCGGAACCCCGGTTGATTTCGATAAAGTAGTGCTTACGTACAGTAACGCATCCTCACTTGAAACCCTGTCTCGCGTTGGCAAAGGCACTGCACCGAATGCCGGGCAGTGGTCGATTGCCAAGGTCCAGAACGAAGTAACCAATGATGATGTTCTTGAGAAAGGCGAGCAGTTCGACATTATGGCCCAGCCAACCAACCACATTGTCAAGAACGACCAGTTCCAGATAGAGATCAAACCGGCGATTGGTGCGGCACTCTCTGTTGTCCGCACTGCCCCGGCATCAATTCTGGCAGTAAACACCCTCTACTAA
- a CDS encoding Mrp/NBP35 family ATP-binding protein: MAKNNTKKPQAEEECKKECSSCPTATTCASAKNGKAGLPPKAEIDVKHVIMVLSGKGGVGKSTVSVNLAYALSAHGKKVGLLDLDMHGPNVPKMLGIEDHKLAMMDNRIEPVHVTGNLSVISMAFLLPDTSTPIIWRGPMKMAAIQQFLSEVNWGPLDYLVVDLPPGTGDEALTIAQLAPNVRGAVVVTTPQDVATMDARKSAKFIEKLGLPVIGIIENMSGMLCPHCGEQIDLFGKGGGKKIAEELSVPFLGAIPLDIEMRKAGDEGRPFIIRRGDSPTWKSVDAVMQELTRIVEG, encoded by the coding sequence ATGGCAAAGAACAATACCAAAAAACCGCAGGCAGAAGAGGAGTGCAAGAAGGAGTGCTCGAGCTGCCCGACCGCAACAACCTGTGCATCGGCAAAGAATGGAAAGGCCGGACTCCCGCCTAAGGCAGAAATTGATGTCAAGCATGTCATCATGGTGCTTTCCGGCAAAGGAGGTGTCGGGAAATCGACCGTTTCGGTCAATCTTGCCTACGCGCTATCCGCCCACGGCAAGAAAGTCGGTCTCCTCGACCTCGATATGCACGGTCCCAATGTTCCCAAGATGCTGGGAATCGAGGATCACAAGCTCGCCATGATGGATAACCGCATTGAGCCCGTCCATGTTACCGGTAATCTCTCGGTCATCTCCATGGCGTTTCTCCTGCCCGACACCAGTACACCCATCATCTGGCGTGGCCCTATGAAGATGGCAGCGATCCAGCAGTTCCTTTCGGAAGTGAACTGGGGGCCGCTTGACTATCTCGTTGTTGATCTCCCCCCGGGCACCGGTGACGAAGCGCTGACCATCGCCCAGCTCGCCCCCAATGTCCGGGGAGCTGTCGTGGTCACGACCCCGCAGGATGTCGCCACCATGGATGCCCGCAAGTCCGCCAAGTTCATCGAGAAACTCGGCCTTCCGGTCATCGGCATCATCGAGAACATGAGCGGGATGCTCTGTCCTCACTGTGGAGAACAGATCGATCTCTTCGGCAAAGGCGGGGGTAAAAAGATTGCAGAAGAGCTCAGCGTTCCGTTCCTTGGGGCTATCCCGCTGGATATCGAGATGCGCAAGGCTGGCGACGAAGGCCGGCCGTTCATCATCCGGCGCGGCGACAGCCCGACGTGGAAAAGCGTTGACGCGGTCATGCAGGAACTCACCAGAATTGTTGAGGGATGA
- a CDS encoding YbhB/YbcL family Raf kinase inhibitor-like protein produces MEELNIKIAVNVLSSDYTCDGDDRSPPIEIGGVNTSMSQSLALVVNDPDTPSGGGFVHWTAWNIELVRIIPENIPKLPMVSFPIRAVQGTNSFGKIGYNGPCPREGRTHRYFFKLYGLNTELMLDGGASMEELIQAMHGHVVQYGETYVTYGR; encoded by the coding sequence ATGGAAGAGCTGAACATCAAGATCGCGGTAAATGTTCTCTCCAGCGATTACACCTGTGATGGCGATGACCGATCACCCCCGATCGAGATAGGGGGTGTGAACACGAGCATGTCACAAAGCCTAGCCCTCGTTGTCAACGATCCTGACACTCCCTCCGGTGGGGGGTTTGTGCACTGGACTGCATGGAATATCGAGCTTGTCCGGATAATCCCGGAGAATATCCCCAAATTACCCATGGTCAGTTTTCCTATACGGGCAGTCCAGGGAACGAACAGTTTCGGAAAGATCGGCTATAACGGCCCCTGCCCTCGGGAAGGCAGGACCCATCGGTATTTTTTCAAGCTCTACGGGCTCAACACGGAACTGATGCTCGATGGCGGAGCCTCCATGGAAGAACTGATCCAGGCCATGCACGGCCATGTAGTCCAGTATGGCGAAACGTATGTGACCTACGGCAGATAA